Proteins from one Cicer arietinum cultivar CDC Frontier isolate Library 1 chromosome 3, Cicar.CDCFrontier_v2.0, whole genome shotgun sequence genomic window:
- the LOC101514224 gene encoding homeobox-leucine zipper protein ANTHOCYANINLESS 2-like isoform X2, translating into MAENTHEANNSLRRNREEEHESRSIGSDNIDGFSGDDFDAADNPPRKKRYHRHTPQQIQELESMFKECPHPDEKQRLELSKRLCLETRQVKFWFQNRRTQMKTQLERHENSLLRQAIDKLRAENMSIREAIRNPMCSNCGGASIIGEISLEEEHLRIENARLKDELDRVCALASKFMNRPITSLPNSSSVLGSNNGMNDFGILTSPLGIVSQNSTRTTTNMVTSSSSNGFDRSMERSMLLELALAATDELMKMAQNSEPLWINKSFEGGREILNHEEYTKIISTPNCKQNGFVYEASRETGVVIINSLALVETLMDSNRWSEMFPCVIARSSTTEVISNGINGTRNGALQLMHGELQVLSPLVPVREVNFLRFCKQHAEGVWAVVDVSIDRMRETSSDASPNFLNCRKLPSGCVVQDMPNGYSKVTWVEHMEYDERQVHELYRGLLRSGMGFGAQRWVATLQRQCECLAILMSSTTLPSTQHSAISTGGKRSMLKLAQRMTNNFCAGVCASTVHQWNKLNVGNVGVDVRVMTRKSIDDPGEPPGIVLSAGTSVWLPASPQRVFDFLRDERLRSEWDILSNGGPMQEMAHIAKGHNHGNSVSLLRASANNSSQSSMLILQETCTDASGSLVVYAPVDIPAMHVVMNGGDSAYVALLPSGFAVLPDGQCQESNNHGGASQQRASGSLLTVAFQILVNSLPTAKLTVESVETVNNLISCTVHKIKTALQCET; encoded by the exons ATGGCAGAGAATACTCATGAAGCAAATAATAGTTTGAGAAGGAACAGAGAAGAAGAACATGAAAGCAGATCTATTGGAAGTGATAACATAGATGGTTTTTCTGGTGATGATTTTGATGCTGCCGACAATCCACCAAGGAAAAAACGTTATCACCGACACACTCCTCAACAAATTCAAGAACTTGAATC GATGTTTAAAGAGTGTCCTCACCCTGATGAAAAGCAAAGACTTGAACTAAGCAAAAGGCTTTGTTTGGAAACAAGACAAGTTAAGTTTTGGTTCCAAAATAGAAGAACCCAAATGAAG ACACAATTGGAACGACATGAGAATTCACTACTTCGACAAGCAATTGATAAGCTAAGAGCGGAAAACATGTCAATAAGAGAAGCAATAAGGAATCCTATGTGTTCAAATTGTGGAGGAGCATCAATTATTGGTGAAATTTCACTTGAAGAAGAACATCTAAGAATTGAAAATGCAAGATTAAAAGATGAACTAGACAGAGTTTGTGCACTAGCTAGCAAGTTTATGAATCGTCCAATTACTTCATTACCAAACTCAAGTTCAGTACTTGGTAGTAATAATGGAATGAATGATTTTGGAATATTAACAAGTCCTTTAGGAATTGTGTCACAAAATTcaacaagaacaacaacaaatatGGTAACTAGTAGTAGTAGTAATGGTTTTGATAGATCAATGGAGAGGTCTATGTTACTTGAACTTGCTTTGGCTGCAACGGATGAGTTAATGAAAATGGCTCAAAATAGTGAACCTCTTTGGATTAATAAAAGTTTTGAAGGTGGGAGAGAAATTCTTAATCATGAGGAATATACAAAGATAATTAGTACTCCTAATTGCAAACAAAATGGTTTTGTTTATGAAGCTTCAAGAGAAACTGGTGTTGTTATCATAAACAGCTTGGCTCTTGTTGAAACTTTAATGGACTCA AATCGATGGTCAGAGATGTTCCCTTGTGTGATTGCAAGATCCTCAACAACTGAAGTCATATCTAATGGAATAAATGGAACTAGAAATGGTGCTCTTCAATTg ATGCATGGTGAATTACAAGTACTATCTCCATTGGTTCCTGTTCGTGAGGTGAATTTTCTAAGATTTTGTAAGCAGCATGCAGAAGGAGTATGGGCAGTGGTTGATGTGTCCATAGATAGAATGAGAGAAACTTCTTCTGATGCATCCCCCAATTTTCTCAACTGTAGGAAGCTTCCTTCTGGTTGTGTGGTTCAAGATATGCCAAATGGTTACTCTAAG GTGACATGGGTGGAGCATATGGAGTACGATGAAAGGCAAGTTCATGAGCTGTATCGAGGGTTGTTGAGATCAGGCATGGGGTTTGGTGCACAACGTTGGGTTGCAACCCTCCAACGCCAATGTGAATGTCTAGCCATCCTAATGTCATCAACAACACTACCCTCTACACAACACTCAG CAATAAGCACGGGAGGAAAGCGAAGCATGCTGAAGCTAGCACAAAGAATGACGAACAACTTTTGTGCCGGAGTATGTGCATCAACGGTGCACCAATGGAACAAGTTGAACGTGGGAAATGTAGGTGTGGATGTTAGGGTTATGACACGAAAGAGCATTGATGATCCGGGTGAGCCACCGGGGATTGTGCTAAGTGCAGGAACCTCCGTGTGGCTACCCGCATCACCACAAAGAGTGTTTGATTTCCTCCGCGATGAGAGGCTCAGAAGTGAGTGGGACATACTCTCCAATGGCGGACCCATGCAAGAGATGGCTCACATAGCCAAAGGACATAATCATGGAAATTCTGTGTCTCTCCTACGAGCTAGT GCTAATAATTCAAGCCAGAGTAGCATGTTGATTTTACAAGAGACATGCACAGACGCGTCTGGGTCGCTTGTTGTTTACGCGCCAGTAGACATTCCCGCTATGCATGTTGTAATGAACGGTGGTGACTCAGCTTACGTTGCGCTTCTTCCGTCGGGTTTTGCCGTCTTGCCAGATGGACAATGTCAGGAGAGTAATAATCACGGAGGCGCGTCGCAGCAGAGAGCGAGTGGATCACTTTTGACAGTTGCGTTTCAAATACTTGTTAACAGTCTTCCCACGGCGAAGTTGACGGTGGAATCAGTGGAGACGGTCAATAATCTCATTTCGTGCACTGTTCACAAGATAAAAACTGCACTTCAATGTGAGACTTGA
- the LOC101514224 gene encoding homeobox-leucine zipper protein ANTHOCYANINLESS 2-like isoform X1, with product MSFSGLILDNKLDSGETESSKIIAEADITYSNGTNHNNNIIRRISSNINTNRIIMPSGAISQPRLATPTLVKSMYNSSSLSLALKTNIEGEGGDVNRLMAENTHEANNSLRRNREEEHESRSIGSDNIDGFSGDDFDAADNPPRKKRYHRHTPQQIQELESMFKECPHPDEKQRLELSKRLCLETRQVKFWFQNRRTQMKTQLERHENSLLRQAIDKLRAENMSIREAIRNPMCSNCGGASIIGEISLEEEHLRIENARLKDELDRVCALASKFMNRPITSLPNSSSVLGSNNGMNDFGILTSPLGIVSQNSTRTTTNMVTSSSSNGFDRSMERSMLLELALAATDELMKMAQNSEPLWINKSFEGGREILNHEEYTKIISTPNCKQNGFVYEASRETGVVIINSLALVETLMDSNRWSEMFPCVIARSSTTEVISNGINGTRNGALQLMHGELQVLSPLVPVREVNFLRFCKQHAEGVWAVVDVSIDRMRETSSDASPNFLNCRKLPSGCVVQDMPNGYSKVTWVEHMEYDERQVHELYRGLLRSGMGFGAQRWVATLQRQCECLAILMSSTTLPSTQHSAISTGGKRSMLKLAQRMTNNFCAGVCASTVHQWNKLNVGNVGVDVRVMTRKSIDDPGEPPGIVLSAGTSVWLPASPQRVFDFLRDERLRSEWDILSNGGPMQEMAHIAKGHNHGNSVSLLRASANNSSQSSMLILQETCTDASGSLVVYAPVDIPAMHVVMNGGDSAYVALLPSGFAVLPDGQCQESNNHGGASQQRASGSLLTVAFQILVNSLPTAKLTVESVETVNNLISCTVHKIKTALQCET from the exons ATGAGTTTTAGTGGTTTAATTCTTGACAATAAACTAGATAGTGGTGAAACTGAAAGTTCTAAAATCATAGCTGAAGCAGATATTACTTATAGCAACGGAACAaaccacaacaacaacatcatcaGAAGAATTAGCAGCAACATCAACACTAACAGAATAATAATGCCTTCTGGTGCAATCTCACAACCTCGTTTAGCAACTCCTACTTTGGTTAAATCCATGTACAATTCATCTAGTTTATCTTTAGCACTT AAAACAAACATAGAAGGAGAAGGTGGTGATGTGAATAGATTAATGGCAGAGAATACTCATGAAGCAAATAATAGTTTGAGAAGGAACAGAGAAGAAGAACATGAAAGCAGATCTATTGGAAGTGATAACATAGATGGTTTTTCTGGTGATGATTTTGATGCTGCCGACAATCCACCAAGGAAAAAACGTTATCACCGACACACTCCTCAACAAATTCAAGAACTTGAATC GATGTTTAAAGAGTGTCCTCACCCTGATGAAAAGCAAAGACTTGAACTAAGCAAAAGGCTTTGTTTGGAAACAAGACAAGTTAAGTTTTGGTTCCAAAATAGAAGAACCCAAATGAAG ACACAATTGGAACGACATGAGAATTCACTACTTCGACAAGCAATTGATAAGCTAAGAGCGGAAAACATGTCAATAAGAGAAGCAATAAGGAATCCTATGTGTTCAAATTGTGGAGGAGCATCAATTATTGGTGAAATTTCACTTGAAGAAGAACATCTAAGAATTGAAAATGCAAGATTAAAAGATGAACTAGACAGAGTTTGTGCACTAGCTAGCAAGTTTATGAATCGTCCAATTACTTCATTACCAAACTCAAGTTCAGTACTTGGTAGTAATAATGGAATGAATGATTTTGGAATATTAACAAGTCCTTTAGGAATTGTGTCACAAAATTcaacaagaacaacaacaaatatGGTAACTAGTAGTAGTAGTAATGGTTTTGATAGATCAATGGAGAGGTCTATGTTACTTGAACTTGCTTTGGCTGCAACGGATGAGTTAATGAAAATGGCTCAAAATAGTGAACCTCTTTGGATTAATAAAAGTTTTGAAGGTGGGAGAGAAATTCTTAATCATGAGGAATATACAAAGATAATTAGTACTCCTAATTGCAAACAAAATGGTTTTGTTTATGAAGCTTCAAGAGAAACTGGTGTTGTTATCATAAACAGCTTGGCTCTTGTTGAAACTTTAATGGACTCA AATCGATGGTCAGAGATGTTCCCTTGTGTGATTGCAAGATCCTCAACAACTGAAGTCATATCTAATGGAATAAATGGAACTAGAAATGGTGCTCTTCAATTg ATGCATGGTGAATTACAAGTACTATCTCCATTGGTTCCTGTTCGTGAGGTGAATTTTCTAAGATTTTGTAAGCAGCATGCAGAAGGAGTATGGGCAGTGGTTGATGTGTCCATAGATAGAATGAGAGAAACTTCTTCTGATGCATCCCCCAATTTTCTCAACTGTAGGAAGCTTCCTTCTGGTTGTGTGGTTCAAGATATGCCAAATGGTTACTCTAAG GTGACATGGGTGGAGCATATGGAGTACGATGAAAGGCAAGTTCATGAGCTGTATCGAGGGTTGTTGAGATCAGGCATGGGGTTTGGTGCACAACGTTGGGTTGCAACCCTCCAACGCCAATGTGAATGTCTAGCCATCCTAATGTCATCAACAACACTACCCTCTACACAACACTCAG CAATAAGCACGGGAGGAAAGCGAAGCATGCTGAAGCTAGCACAAAGAATGACGAACAACTTTTGTGCCGGAGTATGTGCATCAACGGTGCACCAATGGAACAAGTTGAACGTGGGAAATGTAGGTGTGGATGTTAGGGTTATGACACGAAAGAGCATTGATGATCCGGGTGAGCCACCGGGGATTGTGCTAAGTGCAGGAACCTCCGTGTGGCTACCCGCATCACCACAAAGAGTGTTTGATTTCCTCCGCGATGAGAGGCTCAGAAGTGAGTGGGACATACTCTCCAATGGCGGACCCATGCAAGAGATGGCTCACATAGCCAAAGGACATAATCATGGAAATTCTGTGTCTCTCCTACGAGCTAGT GCTAATAATTCAAGCCAGAGTAGCATGTTGATTTTACAAGAGACATGCACAGACGCGTCTGGGTCGCTTGTTGTTTACGCGCCAGTAGACATTCCCGCTATGCATGTTGTAATGAACGGTGGTGACTCAGCTTACGTTGCGCTTCTTCCGTCGGGTTTTGCCGTCTTGCCAGATGGACAATGTCAGGAGAGTAATAATCACGGAGGCGCGTCGCAGCAGAGAGCGAGTGGATCACTTTTGACAGTTGCGTTTCAAATACTTGTTAACAGTCTTCCCACGGCGAAGTTGACGGTGGAATCAGTGGAGACGGTCAATAATCTCATTTCGTGCACTGTTCACAAGATAAAAACTGCACTTCAATGTGAGACTTGA